The Bifidobacterium eulemuris genome includes a window with the following:
- a CDS encoding oxidoreductase, whose product MSQKVVLVTGASSGFGKGAAKALLDRNYVVYASSRRLDRLKDLEQEGAIPLPMDITNPAEVNAGIRTIMRQSGRIDALVNSAGYGGYGAMEDVPLEEARKQFDVNVFGLAMVTKAVLPHMRENGGNIVNLSSGAGFSTFPMGGWYSASKHAVEALSDALRCEVERFGIHVSLIEPGSVKTEFMDVAMRHFNALKHGEAYQEQALKFKDSFIRSYENAPTPEVVVEAIVKAVTSDRPKTRYKVAGASLLSFMKKTLPDKAFDAIGSIAMGQ is encoded by the coding sequence ATGTCGCAAAAAGTCGTTTTGGTCACCGGAGCCAGCTCCGGATTTGGCAAAGGCGCGGCAAAAGCGCTCCTTGACAGAAACTACGTGGTATACGCAAGCTCAAGACGGCTGGACCGTCTGAAAGATCTGGAACAAGAAGGCGCGATCCCCCTTCCCATGGATATCACCAACCCAGCCGAAGTCAATGCGGGGATAAGAACGATCATGAGGCAAAGCGGACGTATCGACGCGCTCGTGAACAGCGCCGGATACGGCGGATATGGGGCGATGGAAGACGTGCCATTGGAGGAAGCCCGCAAACAGTTCGACGTGAACGTGTTCGGCCTCGCCATGGTCACGAAAGCCGTATTGCCCCATATGAGGGAAAACGGCGGCAACATCGTCAACCTATCCTCAGGAGCGGGTTTTTCGACGTTCCCCATGGGCGGCTGGTATTCCGCATCCAAACATGCGGTGGAAGCCCTTAGTGATGCTTTGCGATGCGAAGTGGAACGGTTCGGCATCCACGTCTCCTTAATCGAGCCGGGCTCCGTCAAGACGGAATTCATGGACGTAGCGATGAGGCACTTCAACGCATTGAAACACGGTGAGGCATATCAGGAACAAGCGCTGAAATTCAAAGACAGTTTTATCCGAAGCTACGAGAACGCCCCCACTCCCGAAGTGGTGGTAGAGGCAATAGTGAAGGCGGTGACCAGCGATAGGCCGAAAACAAGATACAAGGTGGCCGGCGCGAGCCTGTTGTCTTTTATGAAGAAGACGCTCCCCGATAAGGCATTTGACGCGATAGGTTCCATCGCCATGGGCCAATAG
- a CDS encoding YdcF family protein, with protein sequence MGEIVSRIVFIGCMVLALACVVYAMAVLGTNSGTGFWMAWLAFAVFFALLGFSFPFHWWAMMPKLARNAIVAVLVVGALCFGVVEARIIAAMNTTAADGLDYVIVLGAQVRESGPSRVLRYRLDTAIDYLNDNPQAICVVSGGQGANEPFPEAQGMAEYLEEHGISGERILEESESTTTEENIRYSLKLIDEASADGAPGPADASVGLVTNNFHMFRALQIAHAQGLPQAQGLPAGSPPDMLVNNMVREFFAEIKFLLRSLAG encoded by the coding sequence ATGGGGGAGATCGTCAGCCGTATCGTATTCATTGGGTGTATGGTGTTGGCGCTGGCGTGTGTCGTCTACGCCATGGCCGTGCTCGGCACGAATTCCGGCACCGGCTTCTGGATGGCCTGGCTGGCGTTCGCCGTGTTCTTCGCGTTGTTGGGGTTCAGTTTTCCGTTCCATTGGTGGGCGATGATGCCGAAGCTCGCGCGCAATGCGATCGTCGCGGTGCTGGTTGTGGGCGCATTGTGCTTCGGCGTGGTGGAGGCGCGCATCATCGCCGCGATGAATACCACCGCCGCTGACGGACTCGACTATGTGATCGTATTGGGTGCACAGGTGCGCGAAAGCGGACCCAGCCGCGTGCTCAGGTACCGACTGGACACGGCGATCGACTATCTGAACGACAATCCTCAGGCCATATGCGTCGTCTCCGGCGGGCAGGGCGCCAACGAACCGTTCCCCGAAGCGCAGGGCATGGCGGAATATCTCGAGGAACACGGCATCAGCGGCGAGCGCATCCTTGAGGAGAGCGAATCCACCACCACCGAGGAGAACATCCGATACAGCCTCAAACTGATAGATGAAGCGTCGGCTGACGGGGCTCCAGGCCCGGCGGATGCCTCCGTGGGGCTGGTCACCAATAATTTCCATATGTTCCGCGCGCTGCAGATCGCGCACGCCCAAGGACTGCCGCAGGCGCAGGGATTGCCGGCCGGTTCCCCTCCCGACATGCTGGTCAACAACATGGTGCGCGAGTTCTTCGCCGAGATCAAATTCCTTCTGCGCTCATTGGCCGGCTGA
- a CDS encoding peptide deformylase, with protein sequence MQRPIMTSRSFLRMPCAEAGPGDESVARDLVDTLEANRSRCVGMAANMIGVDKRIIAFVDEEMDGRISVMFNPVITACDGAFDTEEGCLSLDGERRTLRYHRIEVDYQDRRLRARHATFTGWTAQIIQHEVDHCNGIVI encoded by the coding sequence ATGCAGCGCCCGATTATGACCTCCCGTTCGTTCCTGCGCATGCCGTGCGCCGAGGCCGGTCCCGGCGATGAGTCCGTGGCGCGGGATCTGGTGGATACGCTGGAGGCCAACCGGTCGCGCTGCGTCGGCATGGCGGCGAATATGATCGGAGTGGACAAGCGGATCATCGCGTTCGTGGATGAGGAGATGGACGGGCGCATCAGCGTGATGTTCAATCCGGTGATTACCGCCTGCGACGGCGCGTTCGACACCGAGGAAGGCTGCCTGTCTCTGGACGGCGAACGCCGCACACTACGCTACCACCGCATCGAAGTCGACTATCAGGACCGTCGCCTGCGTGCGCGCCACGCCACCTTCACCGGTTGGACCGCGCAGATCATCCAACACGAGGTCGACCACTGCAACGGCATCGTCATCTGA
- a CDS encoding ABC transporter ATP-binding protein, whose amino-acid sequence MLQLRQVGYSYHNEGGKQVLNNVTQTFEPGKFYAIVGKSGAGKSTLLSLLAGLDEPTTGKVLFRGEDIAQGGFERHRREHVSLVFQSYNLIDYLTALENVRLVQPKAGVEVLEKLGISAEEAKRNVMQLSGGQQQRVAIARAMAADTPVILGDEPTGNLDEQMAAEIISILQKRAHEENKCVIVVTHSSQVVKGADVVLELAKKTLVPRS is encoded by the coding sequence ATGTTGCAGTTACGGCAAGTGGGATACAGCTACCACAACGAAGGTGGGAAACAGGTTCTGAACAATGTGACGCAGACCTTTGAGCCGGGGAAATTCTATGCGATCGTCGGAAAGTCCGGCGCGGGAAAGTCGACGCTTCTGTCGCTTCTTGCGGGACTTGATGAACCGACCACCGGAAAGGTGCTGTTCCGCGGAGAGGACATCGCGCAGGGCGGATTCGAGCGGCATCGCAGAGAGCACGTGTCCTTGGTTTTCCAAAGCTACAATCTGATCGATTATCTGACGGCGTTGGAGAACGTGCGTCTGGTGCAGCCCAAAGCCGGAGTCGAGGTTCTGGAAAAGCTGGGAATCAGCGCGGAAGAGGCCAAGCGGAACGTGATGCAATTATCCGGCGGCCAGCAGCAGCGAGTGGCCATCGCGCGGGCGATGGCGGCCGATACGCCGGTGATCCTGGGGGACGAGCCGACCGGAAATCTGGACGAGCAGATGGCGGCGGAGATCATCTCCATCCTTCAGAAGCGCGCGCACGAGGAGAACAAATGCGTGATCGTCGTCACGCATAGCAGTCAGGTCGTCAAAGGCGCGGATGTGGTGCTGGAGCTTGCGAAGAAAACGCTGGTTCCCCGTTCCTGA